The nucleotide window CTGCCGATTCAAAAtctggcagtgatgtggtgtttTGAGTGGGTAGTGATGTGCTCAACTAGGGAAGTGCTAGGTCTGCTGGGCAACGTAGTTCTGCAGTTGCCGGCGAGCACTCTAGCCTATTTGAACCCAGCCGTGGTGGCCCGTCCATGGAATGAACAGCCACATACCAATAAGCTCTGGCTTGTGCGCAAGCCGCCACAGGCGAGAGCCGTTGCTCAGCCTCGCGGGCTAGCCACCGTGGGTAAGAGGTGCTGCTCGACCTCACGCGCTGGCCACCGTGGGTGACGCTGCTTGGCCTCACGCGCTGGCAGCTGCGAGCAAGAGAGTCAGCAAACATTGGAGTGAGAGAGAAAAATAGAGCAGGGGGTTTCTGCAAACTAGGCAACAGGCCCACTTCCAGTAgccaacactactacagaatgttattgtaggggcggctctagagcctctgtaggggcgacTGTGCCAGCCGCCCGGCAACGTAGTTCTGCAGTTGCCGACGAGCACTCTAGCCTATTTGAACCCAGCCATGGTGGCCCGTCCATGGAATGAACAGCCACATACCAATAAACTCTGGCTTGTGCGCAAGCCGCCACAGGCGAGAGCCGTTGCTCAGCCTCGCGGGCTAGCCACCGCGGGTAAGAGGTGCTGCTCGACCTCACGCACTGGCCACCGTGGGTGACGCTGCTTGGCCTCACGCGCTGGCAGCTGCGAGGAAGAGAGTCAGCAAACATTGGAGTGAGAGAGAAAAATAGAGCATGGGGTTTCTGCAAACTAGGCAACAGGCCCACTTCCAGTAgccaacactactacagaatgttaCTGTaggggtgttcctacagagggtgcctctgtaggggcggtttcctaaCCGCCCCTGTAGTGccctctataggggcggctggtgttttcagccgcccctacagttctcTCTGTAAGGGTGGCTGGTaacagccgcccctgtagtgtacttctgtaagggcggctgtatcaccagccgcccctgctgtgtgtatttgtaagggcggttcaatcaagaaccgcccctacagtggattttctagcaaaaaaataaataattcaaattcaaatctgaccacatatatatatatataattcaaattcgaatctaactgccacaaatatacatatatacatccataaacacaagaccatcatcacaaatcataattcacaaaagtccatcattacaacataatccattatgaagtccatcattacaacatagtccattaagatatccacaagtccacatgcaaaacaaagtccaaaccgttccaaagtctgatccaaatcataccacaagtccacattatcatcaacggcctagggctaacctatcagtctcccgaaggtgttggtacagaggattactacctaagtcggaaagaagatgatggtaagtgcctttatgatacacaatctggtccattataaagttgcaaaggtcgctgaccatctctaagagctcgtcatccttgtatgggttccttctcatgtctttatctttctccaactacaagagaacaagtttaggtttactatatcacaacatatgcgaacttttcatactacgagcgaagaggttcaaacttaccagattggggtttctgttgtagccaccgatggtactcatcataatacatgtgtagtatccacaatgtagactcccaggcttctgcttggggcactatatgttttgcatatggagatgttaagtaatcctattgacagacacgtaatatatgaagtaccaaagtaaatgacacttaccgcacatagagttttgacatacaactttttcttcctatttggatgatgcctccccttatgttcctggacatagtgcctgaatgccctgttccaatggttttagcaaatgcaacttgttagtatcccacattgaaccttacaagtatgtatacaaacatagtagctaaaatgaggattgttaatatgtatacgtcttgacaatcgttatgaagtctttgtatgtctcgactggaaaatccgctgaatcaaagacccatgccatgctatgtgagagccagacgcctatgcaaatccagtgatcgctgcatgaatttagtcatagaaggaacacataagctcttttgcatcgaacaaagtatattgaacaaagctaagtatacagtcgaacttacttgaagtggtatggtatccatatattatcgtgttgttggagatttttaaaacatagggcaatgtatgccgcaaccttgagggactcttccaatattttcttgttcctgatgtcctctttcttcttaagtgtctttccagctcctagttctttgcaatctagtttccactctttagggtaattaaaatttgttgatgctataggtgaagggtctatatacccgtgtttcagagctggcctctttttcacaaagtccgcttgcattctacaaatcacggcgcgggttagttacaacaaaattaaaagattacattcatatcatattgagaggacaaggacttacaggcaccatatgcaaatcagattcatttccattcgtccgaggtggaagcatgcctggatatccttaaactcaacggcaatttgcccacctggcgctccaaatgtgccggcagggatccatgcttgtaagatttctagttctgttatctgagcacgcaagtaccaatcgtggaactttctcattccacgtggcaagcactgtatgactcggtttggtaggaagttcgtgcctttttcatatttatccggGCAATCATCTAACCATTTGATGTTATCAACAGCTGGatacttgttaaaccctttgtgcagtttgctagtggtgcctcctcagtggtgccctcctcagaagctggtgctctgaattcttttacttggttcttaggcttgaactggtcatgagccatccacttgtgcaccgacgagacgtcattaatgcccacatatgatggccttatcttgattgggattttgtttcgagcttcccattcgggcacgtccttgtcaacttgtgcatcacctgctccaggggccacttgttcttcacgtatcggctgttcacgaggcaattgctgttcatgagacacttgttgttcatgtatcgactGCGCTTGTTGATAAGaatgttgcatctcatcatgcctttgctcggtacgagctggagaaggacgtggcatgtcatcatgcccatgctcgatatgaggtggagaagg belongs to Miscanthus floridulus cultivar M001 chromosome 4, ASM1932011v1, whole genome shotgun sequence and includes:
- the LOC136548153 gene encoding uncharacterized protein; the encoded protein is MEMNLICIWCLMQADFVKKRPALKHGYIDPSPIASTNFNYPKEWKLDCKELGAGKTLKKKEDIRNKKILEESLKVAAYIALCFKNLQQHDNIWIPYHFNDHWICIGVWLSHSMAWVFDSADFPVETYKDFITIVKTAFRHYVQEHKGRHHPNRKKKLYVKTLCACPKQKPGSLHCGYYTCIMMSTIGGYNRNPNLLEKDKDMRRNPYKDDELLEMVSDLCNFIMDQIVYHKGTYHHLLSDLGSNPLYQHLRETDREPRRNTCVAA